In the genome of Abyssalbus ytuae, the window CTATATGCAAGAGAGTCCCTGAATAAAAAGACTCAAATTCCATAGTGGCTTTATCAGTTTCTATTTCGGCCAATATATCGCCTTCAGAAACTTCCTCTCCTTCTTTTTTAAGCCATGAAGCTACCGTTCCTTCAGTCATTGTATCACTAAGGCGCGGCATGGTTATAACCTCTACTCCCGATGGCATTTCGGCTGTTTCCGAAGGTGTTTCGATATTTTTTGTTTCGGAGGTTTCTTCTTCCTCATTTTCGGAAACTTCTTCTTTTTTACTATCTTCTGCTCCGTTGATCAAAGCCGATACATCTTCGCCTTCATCTCCAATAATAGCCAAAAGAGAATCAACAGGCGCACTTTCTCCTTCTTCTATACCAATATAAAGTAATGTACCCTCATTAAAGGATTCAAACTCCATGGTTGCTTTGTCAGTTTCAATTTCAGCTAAAATATCGCCTTCGGAAACTTTATCTCCAACTTTTTTTAACCACTTAGCGACAGTACCTTCTTCCATGGTATCGCTTAATCGCGGCATATTTACAATCTCTGCCATAGTTATTTTAAAGTTTATGGGGTAAAAACGGATAATCTTCCTGTTCGTATACTACATCATACATTACATTCTTTTCAGGGAATGGTGATTCTTCAGCGAATTTTTCGCATTCGCTTACTTTCTTTTTTACCCTTTTATCAATTTCTGCCAACTCATCTTCGGTGGCATACTTTTCTTTTAAGATAGTATCTTTTACCTGAGTAATCGGATCTATTTTTTTATATTCCTCTACTTCTTCTTTAGTTCTGTAGTGTTGTGCATCAGACATTGAATGTCCCCGGTACCTGTATGTTTTCATCTCGAGGAAAGTTGGTCCGTCCCCTCTTCGTGCTCTTTGAACCGCTTCATCAACTGCCTCGGCAACTTTTACCGGATTCATACCGTCCACCGGTCCGCAAGGCATATTATAACCCAACCCTAGTTTCCATATATCGGTATGGCTTGCAGTACGGGCTACTGATGTTCCCATGGCATAACCATTATTTTCGCATATAAATACTACAGGGAGTTCCCACAGGGTAGCGAGATTTAAAGTTTCATGAAACGATCCCTGACGTACAGCACCATCTCCCATGTAACAAAGGGTTACTGCTTCTTTTTTAAAATACTTGTCTGCAAACGCTAATCCTGCTCCTAACGGAATCTGGCCTCCTACAATACCATGCCCCCCGTAAAAACCATTATCAGGAGAAAAAATATGCATTGAACCTCCCAAGCCTTGTGACGTTCCTGTACCTTTTCCGTAAAGCTCTGCCATAACTCTTTGAGGGTCGGCCCCCATACCTATGGGTTGCACGTGATTTCGGTAAGCTGTTATCATTTTATCTTTGGAAAGGTCCATAGCGTGTAAAGAACCGGCCAAAACTGCTTCCTGTCCATTATAAAGATGTAAAAAACCTCTAACTTTTTGCTGTATGTATACTGCGGCAAGTTTGTCTTCAAACTTTCTCCAGAACAACATGTCTTCATACCATTTAAGGTAGACTTCTTTTGTAACTTCTTTCATGAGTTGATTTATACTTAATGTATAGTTACTTTTTTTATTTTGAGAGTTACAAAAGTAGCACTTTCAAAAAAAGTGAAAAAATGAAAAAAACGTTTTATGAAAGTTTTTTGTTAAATATTAAATTAATTGGTCTTTATCGAAGGTTAAAGGCAATAAGTCTTTTAGAGAATCAGCCTTAATAATCCGGCCTGTTTTTCCCATAAAATATATTGAAATTGGCTCTCCTTGTTTTATTTCGTATTCTGAAATACTTTGCCTGCAGGCCCCACATGGCGGTATAGGAGTTAAGGTTTCTTTTATATCGGATGAAGCGGAAATAGCCAAACTTTTTATTTTTAAATCCGGATATTTGGCCCCGGCCTGGTATATGGCTACCCTTTCGGCACATAGTCCGGAGGGGTATGACGCATTTTCCTGATTGTTACCTATTACGACTTCACCATTTTCCAAAGACAAAGCCGCACCAACTCTAAATTTAGAATATGGTGCGTAAGCTTTTTTTCGTGCATTTACTGCAATGTTCATTAACTGCTGAATATCTTCCGGTAATTCACTTACATCTTCATAAACAGTTAATACAGATTTTATTTCAATTTTATTCATTCAAGCTTAAAAATCCGTGAATTCTTCCCCAAAGTTAAAAGTTAATGAGAAACGAAGGGTATTTTCTAACGGATTTCTTACTTTGGAGGCCGAAAACAAATATGACATATCTATGGTAGCCGATTTAAATTTAAATCCTGCTCCCAGGGTAAAAAACTTACGGGCTCCTTTTTCTTCACTTTCATTAAAATAACCTGTTCTGAAAGCAAAAGCATCCTGATACCAGTATTCTGCCCCCAAAGCCCAGGTAAATTCTTTAAGCTCTTCCGAAAAGCCATCGGGAGCATCACCAAAGGACTTAAACATTCCACTAAAAAAACTCACATCCGGTTGAACATATCCAACAAAATCCGGATCATCTTCACTCACTTCTTCTCCTTCTCCGTTTACGGCAACACTTGGGGTAGGAACCAAAAGTTTATTAAGTTCCAAAGAAACCGCAAGTTTATTTTCAGAATTAAAAATAAAATCAAAACCGCCCCCCAGTTTCATGTTGGTAGGGATAAAGCTTTTTTCGCCTGCTTCATCATATTTAATACGGGGGCCGATGTTGGAAATATTAAATCCACCTCTCCAACGGCCATTATAATTGCTTAAAGCAAATTCTTTGGAGTTATAAAACCCGGAAATATCTACAGCAAAGGAACTGGCCGCTTTAGCATCAACAAATTCATCCGGAATTTTTA includes:
- the pdhA gene encoding pyruvate dehydrogenase (acetyl-transferring) E1 component subunit alpha, with translation MKEVTKEVYLKWYEDMLFWRKFEDKLAAVYIQQKVRGFLHLYNGQEAVLAGSLHAMDLSKDKMITAYRNHVQPIGMGADPQRVMAELYGKGTGTSQGLGGSMHIFSPDNGFYGGHGIVGGQIPLGAGLAFADKYFKKEAVTLCYMGDGAVRQGSFHETLNLATLWELPVVFICENNGYAMGTSVARTASHTDIWKLGLGYNMPCGPVDGMNPVKVAEAVDEAVQRARRGDGPTFLEMKTYRYRGHSMSDAQHYRTKEEVEEYKKIDPITQVKDTILKEKYATEDELAEIDKRVKKKVSECEKFAEESPFPEKNVMYDVVYEQEDYPFLPHKL
- the cdd gene encoding cytidine deaminase — encoded protein: MNKIEIKSVLTVYEDVSELPEDIQQLMNIAVNARKKAYAPYSKFRVGAALSLENGEVVIGNNQENASYPSGLCAERVAIYQAGAKYPDLKIKSLAISASSDIKETLTPIPPCGACRQSISEYEIKQGEPISIYFMGKTGRIIKADSLKDLLPLTFDKDQLI
- the porV gene encoding type IX secretion system outer membrane channel protein PorV, which codes for MKKLTLLFTSLLVFSQVICQDNSRVITTAVPFLLITSDARAGGMGELGVATSPDAFSQQWNPAKYVFAKQKVGIGASYTPYLSELVNDIALLNLTAYNRMNERSAWAASIKYFSLGDIELRNTADDIGVVERPNELTIDATYALRLSENFSMAVSGRYLRSDLKIPDEFVDAKAASSFAVDISGFYNSKEFALSNYNGRWRGGFNISNIGPRIKYDEAGEKSFIPTNMKLGGGFDFIFNSENKLAVSLELNKLLVPTPSVAVNGEGEEVSEDDPDFVGYVQPDVSFFSGMFKSFGDAPDGFSEELKEFTWALGAEYWYQDAFAFRTGYFNESEEKGARKFFTLGAGFKFKSATIDMSYLFSASKVRNPLENTLRFSLTFNFGEEFTDF